A region from the Silene latifolia isolate original U9 population chromosome 7, ASM4854445v1, whole genome shotgun sequence genome encodes:
- the LOC141593159 gene encoding cation/H(+) antiporter 4-like, with protein MENNKMINSEQDMCLVVPPWYPRNHWPVSDFPFMTLQIQLIVVFCVTQTIHRVFFKRFGLPPLLSQLLAGMVLSPTAHIGKHKVLWRGHDLIFPPAAEEVRRCISMLGFGLSLFMTAVKMDFSMVTRSGKRPLMIGLSLIISTGVTTNIATYLYARTYYFDKIKDQKAILHLASTAPLMGLISFPVIGALLGDMKLLNSELGRLALSSGIISDATSIAFKMLSKTVSLSLKKGERNKHEIAKLIGKDIAVLVFLVFVVFVLRCLLKWMIRETPKGSAVKQGYLTIVFALTLIGGLLSHYCGEFVLLGFFVVGAAVPEGPPLGSGIVDKFDLMVTEVLQPFFITTTAMRADVFEVRFKGVFARGINLLLLCTYATKVGVCLLYGLAFNMALPDALALAAIMSSKGFVDVGNFVMFKQSRVSNYFNIFIYFGWQLIEYETFSYLILMTTVASLVVPVSIKVLYNPLRKYAGYEKRCIMRSQNEEPHLRILACVCRPDNVSTITNLVAESNPTMAKPMLVDVLQLLKLTGRAQPIFIDHNIQQRKSCNQFEDFIWAFNSFKQAYSSKALCMNFFTIVSPATAMHEDVCTLALNNLSSLIILPFHRKLDCEGHMEADDYDQRALNKSVLDLAPCSVGILVERGYKKLNHSSSSVSRLSFSSMSCCTKPPLTSVQVEEDIIGHKVGVIFIGGNDDQEAVTYGKRIAGESVKVEVIRVMGLGVDNPLTMLDCWALEGIRGDNNNNNNISYKEITVKDGPEMAKYLWSIVKEYDVMIVGRRKGQGEECIQTTGLQEWSEVEELGTLGDILAQPDLKCQTSVLVIQQQKQWTT; from the exons ATGGAAAACAATAAAATGATAAACAGTGAACAGGACATGTGTCTGGTTGTACCACCATGGTATCCTCGGAACCACTGGCCTGTATCAGACTTCCCTTTCATGACATTGCAGATTCAACTCATCGTCGTCTTTTGTGTTACCCAGACTATTCACCGCGTCTTCTTTAAGCGTTTTGGTCTTCCCCCTCTTCTTTCTCAGCTCTTG GCTGGCATGGTTCTGTCTCCAACGGCACACATTGGGAAGCATAAGGTACTGTGGCGAGGTCATGACTTGATATTTCCACCAGCTGCTGAAGAAGTTAGAAGATGCATTTCAATGCTTGGTTTCGGACTTTCTTTATTTATGACTGCGGTTAAAATGGATTTTAGCATGGTTACAAGGAGTGGTAAAAGACCCTTAATGATAGGGTTATCATTAATAATTAGTACCGGAGTGACTACTAATATAGCCACATATCTCTATGCTCGTACTTATTATTTTGATAAAATCAAAGACCAGAAAGCCATTTTACATCTAGCCTCAACTGCACCCCTCATGGGATTAATCTCATTTCCAGTCATTGGGGCTCTTCTAGGGGATATGAAGCTTCTTAACTCGGAATTGGGGAGATTAGCATTGTCTTCCGGGATTATAAGTGACGCAACAAGCATAGCTTTCAAAATGTTGTCCAAAACTGTATCACTGTCCCTCAAAAAGGGAGAAAGAAATAAGCATGAGATAGCAAAACTAATTGGGAAAGATATTGCAGTACTAGTGTTTCTTGTTTTTGTGGTATTTGTACTACGCTGTTTGTTGAAATGGATGATTAGGGAGACCCCCAAAGGGAGCGCGGTTAAACAAGGCTACTTGACAATCGTGTTTGCTTTGACGCTCATAGGAGGACTACTCTCACATTATTGTGGAGAGTTTGTGTTGTTGGGTTTTTTTGTGGTAGGTGCAGCAGTACCTGAAGGACCTCCCTTAGGATCAGGGATAGTTGATAAGTTTGATTTGATGGTAACAGAGGTGCTTCAACCATTCTTCATAACCACAACCGCCATGAGGGCAGACGTATTTGAAGTCAGATTCAAAGGTGTTTTCGCTCGTGGTATAAATCTTCTTCTTTTATGTACCTATGCAACAAAGGTGGGAGTTTGCCTCCTCTATGGACTTGCTTTTAACATGGCCTTACCAGACGCTCTTGCTCTTGCCGCTATTATGTCTTCTAAGGGATTTGTTGATGTTGGTAACTTTGTCATGTTTAAACAGTCCCGTGTAAGTAATTATTTC aatatatttatttattttgggtGGCAGTTAATTGAATATGAAACATTTTCCTACTTGATTCTGATGACGACGGTAGCATCGTTGGTAGTGCCGGTGTCTATAAAAGTGTTGTATAATCCATTAAGGAAGTATGCAGGGTACGAGAAGAGATGCATTATGCGGTCTCAAAATGAAGAACCTCATCTACGAATACTAGCATGCGTTTGCAGACCCGACAATGTATCAACAATCACAAACTTGGTGGCCGAGTCAAATCCAACCATGGCGAAACCCATGCTTGTGGATGTACTACAACTATTAAAGCTGACAGGGCGAGCACAGCCAATATTTATAGACCATAATATACAGCAGAGGAAGTCGTGTAACCAATTCGAAGATTTTATATGGGCGTTTAACAGCTTCAAGCAAGCATATAGTTCAAAGGCATTGTGTATGAACTTCTTCACAATAGTATCACCAGCAACGGCAATGCACGAGGACGTATGTACTCTTGCCCTTAACAACTTGTCATCCCTAATAATACTACCCTTCCATAGGAAATTGGACTGTGAAGGACATATGGAGGCAGATGATTATGATCAGAGGGCACTGAACAAGAGTGTCCTAGACCTAGCCCCTTGCTCTGTAGGGATACTTGTGGAAAGAGGATACAAGAAATTGAATCATTCATCATCATCAGTGAGTAGGCTGTCGTTTTCGTCAATGTCATGTTGCACGAAGCCACCATTAACATCAGTCCAAGTGGAGGAAGATATAATAGGACACAAAGTAGGGGTGATATTCATAGGAGGAAATGATGACCAAGAGGCGGTGACATATGGAAAGCGCATAGCCGGTGAAAGTGTCAAAGTAGAAGTAATAAGAGTAATGGGGTTAGGAGTTGATAATCCACTAACAATGTTGGATTGTTGGGCTTTAGAAGGGATTCGaggagataataataataataataatattagctACAAAGAAATAACGGTTAAAGACGGTCCAGAGATGGCGAAATACTTATGGTCGATAGTAAAAGAATACGATGTAATGATAGTAGGAAGACGGAAAGGACAAGGAGAGGAGTGTATACAAACAACAGGGCTACAAGAATGGAGTGAAGTTGAGGAGTTAGGGACCTTAGGAGACATACTTGCGCAACCCGATCTTAAATGTCAAACTTCTGTTTTGGTCATTCAACAGC